In Crassostrea angulata isolate pt1a10 chromosome 4, ASM2561291v2, whole genome shotgun sequence, one genomic interval encodes:
- the LOC128180984 gene encoding protein regulator of cytokinesis 1-like isoform X4 codes for MATNGRMSVVEDLVKYLDSSMSKLNRIWTEIGIVDYQRKERAQTAMLHLQNLLQDMVQEEEALKHQITKRIEKYTQEVKTLCNELEIPQFEPCGKLSMLQCEKDLRAKVESLSQEKQDRLNTLKMLKDQDQHLCDAMCLTPYYIPTGSTPSNDQLKALEQHVNSLKAEKEKRFVEFVSKKKQIVELFHEIDRNPQSDFECDVICEEDNTFLLSTENMKSLKVLLTELEEQKEDMQKEVTELWGRISCLWDRLEISEAERSHFKKDKSGIKAPLIEALKVEIAKCEKLKFDNIQRFVEGMRKEIVEWWDKCFFSREQREDFTAYFNENYTEALLDEHEREVKKLKKYYEDHKQMFESLEKWDCFFRQMIEMERKANDPNRFNNRGGKLLQEEKARKKVLKDLPKIEEDLKETVIKWEAENGRPFLVEGVALDVFVQRQWEAYEEQKVKEKEQRHKAKARLMEEEMIYGSKPSTPAKKRFLTTPTKTPSSKLRKLNDTTKTPMSCSKIQHSSVFASPAMKAPMSASKYTPGCKTTRRRSLRGNRKVLSERNAGPPNTALFSHTTVSSHGQTAPPLHYDASMASMGSYQDFERNLNHPTRASCRSSMMPRGSPSSKA; via the exons ATGGCAACAAATgg AAGAATGTCAGTAGTTGAAGACTTAGTGAAGTATCTTGATTCATCAATGAGTAAATTGAATCGAATATGGACAGAGATAGGTATAGTAGATTATCAGCGAAAGGAGCGAGCTCAGACAGCCATGTTACACTTACAAAATCTTCTCCAAGACATGGTGCAAGAGGAAGAGGCCCTGAAACATCAAATCACCAAACGCATTGAAAAGTATACACAGGAAGTGAAAACCCTTTGTAATGAGCTGGAAATTCCTCAGTTTGAA CCGTGTGGTAAATTGTCAATGCTACAATGTGAAAAAGATTTGCGAGCCAAGGTAGAGTCTCTCTCACAAGAAAAACAAGATCGCTTGAACACATTGAAAATGCTCAAGGACCAAGATCAGCACCTGTGTGATGCCATGTGTTTAACTCCATACTACATACCCACTGGATCCACCCCCTCAAATGATCAACTTAAAGCTTTAGAACAACATGTAAATTCATTGAAAGCTGAGAAG GAAAAGCGTTTTGTGGAGTTTGTATCAAAGAAAAAGCAGATAGTAGAATTGTTTCATGAGATAGACCGCAACCCCCAGTCAGACTTTGAGTGTGACGTTATATGTGAGGAGGATAATACCTTCCTGCTGTCAACAGAAAACATGAAATCTCTCAAAGTTCTTCTCACAGAG CTAGAGGAACAGAAAGAGGACATGCAGAAGGAGGTGACAGAGTTGTGGGGGCGTATCAGCTGTCTGTGGGACCGCCTGGAGATCTCAGAGGCCGAGAGAAGCCACTTCAAGAAGGACAAATCAGGCATCAAAGCCCCACTCATTGAAGCA CTTAAAGTTGAAATAGCTAAGTGTGAGAAGTTAAAGTTTGACAACATCCAGCGGTTCGTGGAGGGCATGAGGAAGGAGATCGTGGAATGGTGGGACAAGTGCTTCTTTAGTCGAGAACAGAGAGAAGACTTCACAGCATACTTCAATG AAAATTACACAGAGGCTTTGCTGGATGAACATGAAAGAGAGGTAAAAAAGCTGAAGAAATATTATGAGGATCACAAACAGATGTTTGAGAGTCTAGAGAAATGGGACTGTTTCTTCAGGCAGATGATTGAAATGGAG AGAAAAGCAAACGACCCAAATAGATTCAATAACCGAGGAGGTAAACTACTACAAGAAGAAAAGGCCAGGAAAAAAGTTTTAAAGGATCTTCCAAAA ATCGAGGAAGACCTGAAGGAGACTGTGATAAAGTGGGAGGCAGAGAATGGTCGCCCATTCCTGGTGGAGGGGGTGGCTCTAGATGTGTTTGTACAGAGGCAGTGGGAAGCCTACGAGGAACAGAAAGTCAAGGAAAAGGAACAGCGG CACAAAGCAAAAGCTCGTCTGATGGAGGAAGAGATGATCTATGGAAGCAAGCCGTCCACCCCGGCCAAGAAACGTTTCCTGACCACTCCAACAAAGACTCCCTCCTCCAAACTCAGGAAG CTGAACGACACGACCAAGACCCCCATGTCCTGTAGCAAGATACAACACAGCAGTGTGTTTGCCTCCCCCGCAATGAAAGCCCCCATGTCGGCCAGTAAATAT ACCCCAGGTTGTAAAACCACACGGCGGAGATCTCTACGAGGAAACCGTAAAGTCCTGTCAGAGCGTAATGCTGGTCCCCCTAACACGGCGCTGTTCAGCCATACGACGGTAAGCAGCCACGGACAGACTGCCCCACCCCTCCACTACGATGCATCGATGGCGTCCATGGGATCTTATCAAGATTTTGAA aggaaTCTAAACCACCCCACGAGAGCCTCCTGTAGAAGCAGTATGATGCCCCGTGGGAGCCCCAGTAGTAAAGCATGA
- the LOC128180984 gene encoding protein regulator of cytokinesis 1-like isoform X3 yields the protein MATNGRMSVVEDLVKYLDSSMSKLNRIWTEIGIVDYQRKERAQTAMLHLQNLLQDMVQEEEALKHQITKRIEKYTQEVKTLCNELEIPQFEPCGKLSMLQCEKDLRAKVESLSQEKQDRLNTLKMLKDQDQHLCDAMCLTPYYIPTGSTPSNDQLKALEQHVNSLKAEKEKRFVEFVSKKKQIVELFHEIDRNPQSDFECDVICEEDNTFLLSTENMKSLKVLLTELEEQKEDMQKEVTELWGRISCLWDRLEISEAERSHFKKDKSGIKAPLIEALKVEIAKCEKLKFDNIQRFVEGMRKEIVEWWDKCFFSREQREDFTAYFNENYTEALLDEHEREVKKLKKYYEDHKQMFESLEKWDCFFRQMIEMERKANDPNRFNNRGGKLLQEEKARKKVLKDLPKIEEDLKETVIKWEAENGRPFLVEGVALDVFVQRQWEAYEEQKVKEKEQRHKAKARLMEEEMIYGSKPSTPAKKRFLTTPTKTPSSKLRKLEDGSSSRISVQVRLRVKLNDTTKTPMSCSKIQHSSVFASPAMKAPMSASKYTPGCKTTRRRSLRGNRKVLSERNAGPPNTALFSHTTVSSHGQTAPPLHYDASMASMGSYQDFESGIQMNSTLTYRRKPPLGI from the exons ATGGCAACAAATgg AAGAATGTCAGTAGTTGAAGACTTAGTGAAGTATCTTGATTCATCAATGAGTAAATTGAATCGAATATGGACAGAGATAGGTATAGTAGATTATCAGCGAAAGGAGCGAGCTCAGACAGCCATGTTACACTTACAAAATCTTCTCCAAGACATGGTGCAAGAGGAAGAGGCCCTGAAACATCAAATCACCAAACGCATTGAAAAGTATACACAGGAAGTGAAAACCCTTTGTAATGAGCTGGAAATTCCTCAGTTTGAA CCGTGTGGTAAATTGTCAATGCTACAATGTGAAAAAGATTTGCGAGCCAAGGTAGAGTCTCTCTCACAAGAAAAACAAGATCGCTTGAACACATTGAAAATGCTCAAGGACCAAGATCAGCACCTGTGTGATGCCATGTGTTTAACTCCATACTACATACCCACTGGATCCACCCCCTCAAATGATCAACTTAAAGCTTTAGAACAACATGTAAATTCATTGAAAGCTGAGAAG GAAAAGCGTTTTGTGGAGTTTGTATCAAAGAAAAAGCAGATAGTAGAATTGTTTCATGAGATAGACCGCAACCCCCAGTCAGACTTTGAGTGTGACGTTATATGTGAGGAGGATAATACCTTCCTGCTGTCAACAGAAAACATGAAATCTCTCAAAGTTCTTCTCACAGAG CTAGAGGAACAGAAAGAGGACATGCAGAAGGAGGTGACAGAGTTGTGGGGGCGTATCAGCTGTCTGTGGGACCGCCTGGAGATCTCAGAGGCCGAGAGAAGCCACTTCAAGAAGGACAAATCAGGCATCAAAGCCCCACTCATTGAAGCA CTTAAAGTTGAAATAGCTAAGTGTGAGAAGTTAAAGTTTGACAACATCCAGCGGTTCGTGGAGGGCATGAGGAAGGAGATCGTGGAATGGTGGGACAAGTGCTTCTTTAGTCGAGAACAGAGAGAAGACTTCACAGCATACTTCAATG AAAATTACACAGAGGCTTTGCTGGATGAACATGAAAGAGAGGTAAAAAAGCTGAAGAAATATTATGAGGATCACAAACAGATGTTTGAGAGTCTAGAGAAATGGGACTGTTTCTTCAGGCAGATGATTGAAATGGAG AGAAAAGCAAACGACCCAAATAGATTCAATAACCGAGGAGGTAAACTACTACAAGAAGAAAAGGCCAGGAAAAAAGTTTTAAAGGATCTTCCAAAA ATCGAGGAAGACCTGAAGGAGACTGTGATAAAGTGGGAGGCAGAGAATGGTCGCCCATTCCTGGTGGAGGGGGTGGCTCTAGATGTGTTTGTACAGAGGCAGTGGGAAGCCTACGAGGAACAGAAAGTCAAGGAAAAGGAACAGCGG CACAAAGCAAAAGCTCGTCTGATGGAGGAAGAGATGATCTATGGAAGCAAGCCGTCCACCCCGGCCAAGAAACGTTTCCTGACCACTCCAACAAAGACTCCCTCCTCCAAACTCAGGAAG TTGGAGGATGGATCAAGCTCCCGAATCTCTGTTCAGGTCAGGCTACGGGTCAAG CTGAACGACACGACCAAGACCCCCATGTCCTGTAGCAAGATACAACACAGCAGTGTGTTTGCCTCCCCCGCAATGAAAGCCCCCATGTCGGCCAGTAAATAT ACCCCAGGTTGTAAAACCACACGGCGGAGATCTCTACGAGGAAACCGTAAAGTCCTGTCAGAGCGTAATGCTGGTCCCCCTAACACGGCGCTGTTCAGCCATACGACGGTAAGCAGCCACGGACAGACTGCCCCACCCCTCCACTACGATGCATCGATGGCGTCCATGGGATCTTATCAAGATTTTGAA TCTGGAATTCAAATGAATAGCACATTAACGTACAGAAGGAAACCTCCACT aggaaTCTAA
- the LOC128180984 gene encoding protein regulator of cytokinesis 1-like isoform X1 produces MATNGRMSVVEDLVKYLDSSMSKLNRIWTEIGIVDYQRKERAQTAMLHLQNLLQDMVQEEEALKHQITKRIEKYTQEVKTLCNELEIPQFEPCGKLSMLQCEKDLRAKVESLSQEKQDRLNTLKMLKDQDQHLCDAMCLTPYYIPTGSTPSNDQLKALEQHVNSLKAEKEKRFVEFVSKKKQIVELFHEIDRNPQSDFECDVICEEDNTFLLSTENMKSLKVLLTELEEQKEDMQKEVTELWGRISCLWDRLEISEAERSHFKKDKSGIKAPLIEALKVEIAKCEKLKFDNIQRFVEGMRKEIVEWWDKCFFSREQREDFTAYFNENYTEALLDEHEREVKKLKKYYEDHKQMFESLEKWDCFFRQMIEMERKANDPNRFNNRGGKLLQEEKARKKVLKDLPKIEEDLKETVIKWEAENGRPFLVEGVALDVFVQRQWEAYEEQKVKEKEQRHKAKARLMEEEMIYGSKPSTPAKKRFLTTPTKTPSSKLRKLEDGSSSRISVQVRLRVKLNDTTKTPMSCSKIQHSSVFASPAMKAPMSASKYTPGCKTTRRRSLRGNRKVLSERNAGPPNTALFSHTTVSSHGQTAPPLHYDASMASMGSYQDFERNLNHPTRASCRSSMMPRGSPSSKA; encoded by the exons ATGGCAACAAATgg AAGAATGTCAGTAGTTGAAGACTTAGTGAAGTATCTTGATTCATCAATGAGTAAATTGAATCGAATATGGACAGAGATAGGTATAGTAGATTATCAGCGAAAGGAGCGAGCTCAGACAGCCATGTTACACTTACAAAATCTTCTCCAAGACATGGTGCAAGAGGAAGAGGCCCTGAAACATCAAATCACCAAACGCATTGAAAAGTATACACAGGAAGTGAAAACCCTTTGTAATGAGCTGGAAATTCCTCAGTTTGAA CCGTGTGGTAAATTGTCAATGCTACAATGTGAAAAAGATTTGCGAGCCAAGGTAGAGTCTCTCTCACAAGAAAAACAAGATCGCTTGAACACATTGAAAATGCTCAAGGACCAAGATCAGCACCTGTGTGATGCCATGTGTTTAACTCCATACTACATACCCACTGGATCCACCCCCTCAAATGATCAACTTAAAGCTTTAGAACAACATGTAAATTCATTGAAAGCTGAGAAG GAAAAGCGTTTTGTGGAGTTTGTATCAAAGAAAAAGCAGATAGTAGAATTGTTTCATGAGATAGACCGCAACCCCCAGTCAGACTTTGAGTGTGACGTTATATGTGAGGAGGATAATACCTTCCTGCTGTCAACAGAAAACATGAAATCTCTCAAAGTTCTTCTCACAGAG CTAGAGGAACAGAAAGAGGACATGCAGAAGGAGGTGACAGAGTTGTGGGGGCGTATCAGCTGTCTGTGGGACCGCCTGGAGATCTCAGAGGCCGAGAGAAGCCACTTCAAGAAGGACAAATCAGGCATCAAAGCCCCACTCATTGAAGCA CTTAAAGTTGAAATAGCTAAGTGTGAGAAGTTAAAGTTTGACAACATCCAGCGGTTCGTGGAGGGCATGAGGAAGGAGATCGTGGAATGGTGGGACAAGTGCTTCTTTAGTCGAGAACAGAGAGAAGACTTCACAGCATACTTCAATG AAAATTACACAGAGGCTTTGCTGGATGAACATGAAAGAGAGGTAAAAAAGCTGAAGAAATATTATGAGGATCACAAACAGATGTTTGAGAGTCTAGAGAAATGGGACTGTTTCTTCAGGCAGATGATTGAAATGGAG AGAAAAGCAAACGACCCAAATAGATTCAATAACCGAGGAGGTAAACTACTACAAGAAGAAAAGGCCAGGAAAAAAGTTTTAAAGGATCTTCCAAAA ATCGAGGAAGACCTGAAGGAGACTGTGATAAAGTGGGAGGCAGAGAATGGTCGCCCATTCCTGGTGGAGGGGGTGGCTCTAGATGTGTTTGTACAGAGGCAGTGGGAAGCCTACGAGGAACAGAAAGTCAAGGAAAAGGAACAGCGG CACAAAGCAAAAGCTCGTCTGATGGAGGAAGAGATGATCTATGGAAGCAAGCCGTCCACCCCGGCCAAGAAACGTTTCCTGACCACTCCAACAAAGACTCCCTCCTCCAAACTCAGGAAG TTGGAGGATGGATCAAGCTCCCGAATCTCTGTTCAGGTCAGGCTACGGGTCAAG CTGAACGACACGACCAAGACCCCCATGTCCTGTAGCAAGATACAACACAGCAGTGTGTTTGCCTCCCCCGCAATGAAAGCCCCCATGTCGGCCAGTAAATAT ACCCCAGGTTGTAAAACCACACGGCGGAGATCTCTACGAGGAAACCGTAAAGTCCTGTCAGAGCGTAATGCTGGTCCCCCTAACACGGCGCTGTTCAGCCATACGACGGTAAGCAGCCACGGACAGACTGCCCCACCCCTCCACTACGATGCATCGATGGCGTCCATGGGATCTTATCAAGATTTTGAA aggaaTCTAAACCACCCCACGAGAGCCTCCTGTAGAAGCAGTATGATGCCCCGTGGGAGCCCCAGTAGTAAAGCATGA
- the LOC128180984 gene encoding protein regulator of cytokinesis 1-like isoform X6 — translation MATNGRMSVVEDLVKYLDSSMSKLNRIWTEIGIVDYQRKERAQTAMLHLQNLLQDMVQEEEALKHQITKRIEKYTQEVKTLCNELEIPQFEPCGKLSMLQCEKDLRAKVESLSQEKQDRLNTLKMLKDQDQHLCDAMCLTPYYIPTGSTPSNDQLKALEQHVNSLKAEKEKRFVEFVSKKKQIVELFHEIDRNPQSDFECDVICEEDNTFLLSTENMKSLKVLLTELEEQKEDMQKEVTELWGRISCLWDRLEISEAERSHFKKDKSGIKAPLIEALKVEIAKCEKLKFDNIQRFVEGMRKEIVEWWDKCFFSREQREDFTAYFNENYTEALLDEHEREVKKLKKYYEDHKQMFESLEKWDCFFRQMIEMERKANDPNRFNNRGGKLLQEEKARKKVLKDLPKIEEDLKETVIKWEAENGRPFLVEGVALDVFVQRQWEAYEEQKVKEKEQRHKAKARLMEEEMIYGSKPSTPAKKRFLTTPTKTPSSKLRKLEDGSSSRISVQVRLRVKLNDTTKTPMSCSKIQHSSVFASPAMKAPMSASKYTPGCKTTRRRSLRGNRKVLSERNAGPPNTALFSHTTSGIQMNSTLTYRRKPPLGI, via the exons ATGGCAACAAATgg AAGAATGTCAGTAGTTGAAGACTTAGTGAAGTATCTTGATTCATCAATGAGTAAATTGAATCGAATATGGACAGAGATAGGTATAGTAGATTATCAGCGAAAGGAGCGAGCTCAGACAGCCATGTTACACTTACAAAATCTTCTCCAAGACATGGTGCAAGAGGAAGAGGCCCTGAAACATCAAATCACCAAACGCATTGAAAAGTATACACAGGAAGTGAAAACCCTTTGTAATGAGCTGGAAATTCCTCAGTTTGAA CCGTGTGGTAAATTGTCAATGCTACAATGTGAAAAAGATTTGCGAGCCAAGGTAGAGTCTCTCTCACAAGAAAAACAAGATCGCTTGAACACATTGAAAATGCTCAAGGACCAAGATCAGCACCTGTGTGATGCCATGTGTTTAACTCCATACTACATACCCACTGGATCCACCCCCTCAAATGATCAACTTAAAGCTTTAGAACAACATGTAAATTCATTGAAAGCTGAGAAG GAAAAGCGTTTTGTGGAGTTTGTATCAAAGAAAAAGCAGATAGTAGAATTGTTTCATGAGATAGACCGCAACCCCCAGTCAGACTTTGAGTGTGACGTTATATGTGAGGAGGATAATACCTTCCTGCTGTCAACAGAAAACATGAAATCTCTCAAAGTTCTTCTCACAGAG CTAGAGGAACAGAAAGAGGACATGCAGAAGGAGGTGACAGAGTTGTGGGGGCGTATCAGCTGTCTGTGGGACCGCCTGGAGATCTCAGAGGCCGAGAGAAGCCACTTCAAGAAGGACAAATCAGGCATCAAAGCCCCACTCATTGAAGCA CTTAAAGTTGAAATAGCTAAGTGTGAGAAGTTAAAGTTTGACAACATCCAGCGGTTCGTGGAGGGCATGAGGAAGGAGATCGTGGAATGGTGGGACAAGTGCTTCTTTAGTCGAGAACAGAGAGAAGACTTCACAGCATACTTCAATG AAAATTACACAGAGGCTTTGCTGGATGAACATGAAAGAGAGGTAAAAAAGCTGAAGAAATATTATGAGGATCACAAACAGATGTTTGAGAGTCTAGAGAAATGGGACTGTTTCTTCAGGCAGATGATTGAAATGGAG AGAAAAGCAAACGACCCAAATAGATTCAATAACCGAGGAGGTAAACTACTACAAGAAGAAAAGGCCAGGAAAAAAGTTTTAAAGGATCTTCCAAAA ATCGAGGAAGACCTGAAGGAGACTGTGATAAAGTGGGAGGCAGAGAATGGTCGCCCATTCCTGGTGGAGGGGGTGGCTCTAGATGTGTTTGTACAGAGGCAGTGGGAAGCCTACGAGGAACAGAAAGTCAAGGAAAAGGAACAGCGG CACAAAGCAAAAGCTCGTCTGATGGAGGAAGAGATGATCTATGGAAGCAAGCCGTCCACCCCGGCCAAGAAACGTTTCCTGACCACTCCAACAAAGACTCCCTCCTCCAAACTCAGGAAG TTGGAGGATGGATCAAGCTCCCGAATCTCTGTTCAGGTCAGGCTACGGGTCAAG CTGAACGACACGACCAAGACCCCCATGTCCTGTAGCAAGATACAACACAGCAGTGTGTTTGCCTCCCCCGCAATGAAAGCCCCCATGTCGGCCAGTAAATAT ACCCCAGGTTGTAAAACCACACGGCGGAGATCTCTACGAGGAAACCGTAAAGTCCTGTCAGAGCGTAATGCTGGTCCCCCTAACACGGCGCTGTTCAGCCATACGACG TCTGGAATTCAAATGAATAGCACATTAACGTACAGAAGGAAACCTCCACT aggaaTCTAA
- the LOC128180984 gene encoding protein regulator of cytokinesis 1-like isoform X5 → MATNGRMSVVEDLVKYLDSSMSKLNRIWTEIGIVDYQRKERAQTAMLHLQNLLQDMVQEEEALKHQITKRIEKYTQEVKTLCNELEIPQFEPCGKLSMLQCEKDLRAKVESLSQEKQDRLNTLKMLKDQDQHLCDAMCLTPYYIPTGSTPSNDQLKALEQHVNSLKAEKEKRFVEFVSKKKQIVELFHEIDRNPQSDFECDVICEEDNTFLLSTENMKSLKVLLTELEEQKEDMQKEVTELWGRISCLWDRLEISEAERSHFKKDKSGIKAPLIEALKVEIAKCEKLKFDNIQRFVEGMRKEIVEWWDKCFFSREQREDFTAYFNENYTEALLDEHEREVKKLKKYYEDHKQMFESLEKWDCFFRQMIEMERKANDPNRFNNRGGKLLQEEKARKKVLKDLPKIEEDLKETVIKWEAENGRPFLVEGVALDVFVQRQWEAYEEQKVKEKEQRHKAKARLMEEEMIYGSKPSTPAKKRFLTTPTKTPSSKLRKLEDGSSSRISVQVRLRVKLNDTTKTPMSCSKIQHSSVFASPAMKAPMSASKYTPGCKTTRRRSLRGNRKVLSERNAGPPNTALFSHTTRNLNHPTRASCRSSMMPRGSPSSKA, encoded by the exons ATGGCAACAAATgg AAGAATGTCAGTAGTTGAAGACTTAGTGAAGTATCTTGATTCATCAATGAGTAAATTGAATCGAATATGGACAGAGATAGGTATAGTAGATTATCAGCGAAAGGAGCGAGCTCAGACAGCCATGTTACACTTACAAAATCTTCTCCAAGACATGGTGCAAGAGGAAGAGGCCCTGAAACATCAAATCACCAAACGCATTGAAAAGTATACACAGGAAGTGAAAACCCTTTGTAATGAGCTGGAAATTCCTCAGTTTGAA CCGTGTGGTAAATTGTCAATGCTACAATGTGAAAAAGATTTGCGAGCCAAGGTAGAGTCTCTCTCACAAGAAAAACAAGATCGCTTGAACACATTGAAAATGCTCAAGGACCAAGATCAGCACCTGTGTGATGCCATGTGTTTAACTCCATACTACATACCCACTGGATCCACCCCCTCAAATGATCAACTTAAAGCTTTAGAACAACATGTAAATTCATTGAAAGCTGAGAAG GAAAAGCGTTTTGTGGAGTTTGTATCAAAGAAAAAGCAGATAGTAGAATTGTTTCATGAGATAGACCGCAACCCCCAGTCAGACTTTGAGTGTGACGTTATATGTGAGGAGGATAATACCTTCCTGCTGTCAACAGAAAACATGAAATCTCTCAAAGTTCTTCTCACAGAG CTAGAGGAACAGAAAGAGGACATGCAGAAGGAGGTGACAGAGTTGTGGGGGCGTATCAGCTGTCTGTGGGACCGCCTGGAGATCTCAGAGGCCGAGAGAAGCCACTTCAAGAAGGACAAATCAGGCATCAAAGCCCCACTCATTGAAGCA CTTAAAGTTGAAATAGCTAAGTGTGAGAAGTTAAAGTTTGACAACATCCAGCGGTTCGTGGAGGGCATGAGGAAGGAGATCGTGGAATGGTGGGACAAGTGCTTCTTTAGTCGAGAACAGAGAGAAGACTTCACAGCATACTTCAATG AAAATTACACAGAGGCTTTGCTGGATGAACATGAAAGAGAGGTAAAAAAGCTGAAGAAATATTATGAGGATCACAAACAGATGTTTGAGAGTCTAGAGAAATGGGACTGTTTCTTCAGGCAGATGATTGAAATGGAG AGAAAAGCAAACGACCCAAATAGATTCAATAACCGAGGAGGTAAACTACTACAAGAAGAAAAGGCCAGGAAAAAAGTTTTAAAGGATCTTCCAAAA ATCGAGGAAGACCTGAAGGAGACTGTGATAAAGTGGGAGGCAGAGAATGGTCGCCCATTCCTGGTGGAGGGGGTGGCTCTAGATGTGTTTGTACAGAGGCAGTGGGAAGCCTACGAGGAACAGAAAGTCAAGGAAAAGGAACAGCGG CACAAAGCAAAAGCTCGTCTGATGGAGGAAGAGATGATCTATGGAAGCAAGCCGTCCACCCCGGCCAAGAAACGTTTCCTGACCACTCCAACAAAGACTCCCTCCTCCAAACTCAGGAAG TTGGAGGATGGATCAAGCTCCCGAATCTCTGTTCAGGTCAGGCTACGGGTCAAG CTGAACGACACGACCAAGACCCCCATGTCCTGTAGCAAGATACAACACAGCAGTGTGTTTGCCTCCCCCGCAATGAAAGCCCCCATGTCGGCCAGTAAATAT ACCCCAGGTTGTAAAACCACACGGCGGAGATCTCTACGAGGAAACCGTAAAGTCCTGTCAGAGCGTAATGCTGGTCCCCCTAACACGGCGCTGTTCAGCCATACGACG aggaaTCTAAACCACCCCACGAGAGCCTCCTGTAGAAGCAGTATGATGCCCCGTGGGAGCCCCAGTAGTAAAGCATGA